One stretch of Pyrenophora tritici-repentis strain M4 chromosome 4, whole genome shotgun sequence DNA includes these proteins:
- a CDS encoding Mito-carr domain containing protein — protein MTPSPSEAVAKVAQAAAGTESSAKVYKRESNTARVLGAGCAGIAELMVFHPVDTTAKRLMSNIGKIESASHLNKVVFRDAASASVSGRFLSLFPGLGYAAAYKILQRVYKFGGQPFVRDYLAQHHGGSFDRAFGKGNGKAIMHATAGSIIGIGEIVLLPLDVLKIKRQTNPEAFRGRGLIRIISDEGFGLYRGWGWTAARNAPGSFALFGGSAVAKEYLYKLTDYNSASWSQNFVASIAGASASLVVSAPLDVIKTRIQNRNFENPESGFRIVSNMMKHEGPTSFFKGLTPKLLMTGPKLVFSFWLAQTLIPAFGKIIYDYLFKLLLIGDSGVGKSCLLLRFADDTYTESYISTIGVDFKIRTIELDGKTVKLQIWDTAGQERFRTITSSYYRGAHGICVVYDVTDMDSFNNVKQWLQEIDRYATEGVNKLLVGNKSDMADKKVVEYTVAKEFADSLGIPFLETSAKSATNVEQAFLTMARQIKERMGTTTANTKPTVPIGQGQGVQSGSGGGCC, from the exons ATGACGCCATCACCTTCGGAAGCGGTAGCGAAAGTTGCGCAGGCTGCTGCCGGCACCGAGTCGTCAGCAAAGGTGTACAAGAGAGAGTCCAACACAGCCAGAGTACTGGGAGCAG GATGTGCGGGAATTGCAGAACTCATGGTGTTCCACCCTGTAGACACCACAGCGAAGCGACTGATGAGCAACATTGGCAAG ATCGAATCCGCATCACACTTGAACAAGGTTGTCTTTAGGGACGCGGCTTCGGCCTCCGTCTCTGGCCGATTCCTCTCTCTGTTCCCTGGTCTCGGATACGCAGCAGCCTACAAG ATCCTTCAACGTGTGTACAAGTTCGGTGGACAGCCGTTTGTCCGAGACTACCTTGCTCAGCACCACGGCGGAAGCTTCGATCGCGCATTCGGCAAGGGTAATGGCAAGGCTATCATGCACGCGACTGCTGGTTCGATTATCGGTATCGGTGAAATCGTCCTCCTGCCTCTCGACGTACTCAAGATTAAGCGACAAACAAACCCCGAAGCTTTCCGCGGACGTGGGTTGATCAGGATCATCTCAGACGAAGGATTCGGACTATACCGTGGTTGGGGGTGGACAGCGGCACGTAACGCACCAGGCTCGTTTGCG CTGTTCGGTGGTTCCGCCGTAGCCAAGGAGTACTTGTACAAACTCACAGACTACAACTCGGCATCATGGTCGCAAAACTTTGTCGCGTCCATCGCCGGTGCCAGCGCATCCCTCGTCGTCTCTGCTCCTCTTGATGTCATCAAGACCCGTATCCAGAACAGAAACTTCGAGAACCCCGAGAGCGGCTTCCGGATCGTGTCCAACATGATGAAGCACGAGGGTCCCACTTCCTTCTTCAAGGGCCTGACACCAAAGCTGCTCATGACTGGCCCCAAGCTCGTCTTCTCCTTCTGGTTGGCACAAACGCTGATCCCTGCATTCGGAAAGATTAT ATACGACTACCTCTTCAAGCTACTCCTTATCGGTGACTCTGGTGTCGGAAAGTCCTGCCTGCTGCTGCGTTTCGCAGACGACACATACACAGAGAGCTACATCTCCACCATCGGTGTCGATTTC AAAATCCGGACCATCGAGCTCGATGGCAAGACGGTGAAGCTACAGATT TGGGATACCGCCGGCCAAGAGCGTTTCCGCACCATCACATCTTCGTACTACCGTGGCGCCCACGGCATCTGCGTCGTCTACGATGTGACCGACATGGACTCATTCAACAACGTCAAGCAGTGGCTGCAGGAGATTGACCGATACGCTACAGAGGGCGTCAACAAGCTGCTCGTAGGCAACAAGTCCGATATGGCGGACAAGAAGGTTGTCGAGTACACCGTGGCCAAG GAATTTGCAGACAGCCTCGGCATCCCCTTCCTCGAGACGTCCGCGAAGAGCGCCACCAACGTCGAGCAAGCTTTCCTCACCATGGCCCGCCAGATCAAGGAGCGCATGGGTACCACAACCGCCAACACGAAGCCCACAGTCCCCATCGGGCAGGGCCAAGGCGTACAGAGCGGATCGGGTGGCGGCTGCTGCTAG
- a CDS encoding MFS-1 multi-domain protein, with amino-acid sequence MSSGNVIGKAATWLAHELGLATMRHAGKDVYIIILARYIRLAAYGAVALILALFFQEQGFSDEQIGLFMTLTLLGDVLISLLFTLIADTLGRRRILLLGAVSMAISGAVFATTSNYVALLLAAIVGVISPSGNEIGPFRAVEESTLAHLVAEDKRSDVYTWYVVLAVLGTSTGLAIGGVAVDSLQAIEGWSDLDVYRTIFWIYTGVGVVKALMTIFLSRKCEHDDWNENHHSTAEAEPLLNGNGNAESSDTALVEAPAKPKKKLWDSVSTISKPSRVVLVKLCSLFFLDSLGSGMVPFSLINYYLERKFDLAKGTLGGIMSATWFVSTIGNVFASSVAKRIGLIQAMVFTHLPSSVFLALLPVPSGLAPTICLLVGRSILNSMDQAPRSAFLSIVVLPEERTAVMGVVNILKILSQSSGPSITGVLAGSNHFWVAFVVAGSLKAAYDLLLLAFFGGRVQPRKDEPEQVEAE; translated from the exons ATGTCATCCGGAAATGTCATTGGCAAAGCAGCAACATGGCTCGCTCATGAACTCGGTCTTGCAACAATGAGACATGCAGGCAAAGATGTCTACATCATCATTCTGGCACGATACATCCGACTCGCCGCCTATGGTGCCGTCGCACTCATTCTAGCACTTTTCTTCCAAGAGCAGGGATTCTCAGATGAGCAGATAGGGCTTTTCATGACATTGACCTTGTTGGGAGATGTGCTCATCAGCCTGCTCTTTACGCTTATTGCGGATACACTTGGACGTCGCCGCATTCTACTACTAGGCGCTGTGTCGATGGCGATATCTGGCGCTGTGTTTGCGACCACCAGCAACTATGTTGCACTACTTTTGGCTGCCATTGTTGGTGTGATTAGTCCGAGTGGAAACGAGATTGGTCCATTTAGAGCGGTTGAGGAGTCGACGTTAGCGCACCTGGTGGCCGAGGACAAGAGATCAGACGTATATACGTGGTACGTCGTTTTGGCTGTATTGGGAACTTCGACTGGATTAGCGATTGGTGGTGTAGCAGTCGATAGCTTGCAGGCAATTGAGGGATGGTCAGATCTGGATGTGTATCGCACTATCTTTTGGATCTATACAGGTGTTGGCGTGGTCAAGGCTCTAATGACAATTTTCCTGAGCCGGAAGTGTGAGCATGACGACTGGAACGAGAATCACCATAGCACTGCTGAAGCTGAGCCACTGCTGAATGGCAACGGTAATGCCGAAAGTTCGGATACAGCACTGGTAGAAGCCCCTGCGAAACCAAAGAAGAAGCTCTGGGACTCTGTCAGCACAATCTCAAAGCCGAGTCGCGTTGTGCTTGTCAAGCTCTGTAGCTTGTTCTTCCTCGACTCGCTCGGCTCTGGAATGGTGCCGTTCAGTCTAATCAATTACTACCTGGAGCGCAAGTTCGATCTAGCAAAGGGAACGCTAGGCGGTATCATGTCCGCAACTTG GTTTGTCTCAACGATTGGCAATGTCTTCGCGTCTAGTGTGGCCAAGCGCATCGGCTTGATTCAAGCCATGGTCTTTACCCATCTCCCCTCTTCCGTCTTCCTAGCCCTTCTCCCCGTACCGTCCGGCCTAGCACCTACCATTTGTCTCCTAGTAGGCCGTTCAATACTCAACTCCATGGATCAAGCGCCTCGATCGGCCTTTCTCTCCATTGTTGTCTTGCCCGAGGAGCGAACAGCGGTAATGGGTGTAGTCAACATACTCAAAATTCTGTCTCAGAGCAGTGGGCCAAGCATCACTGGTGTGTTGGCGGGTAGCAACCATTTCTGGGTGGCTTTTGTGGTAGCCGGCAGTTTGAAGGCGGCATATGATCTCTTGCTACTAGCGTTCTTCGGTGGGAGAGTGCAACCAAGAAAGGATGAACCTGAGCAAGTTGAGGCGGAATAA
- a CDS encoding DUF605 multi-domain protein, with product MEDRLRFLRFPAPILTTCTATILAHWPPGIQQERPYATSHEIKLNGYPWRGYGQEAAQARRLMKALLSTLHSNGWILTLNTDITKTATDKDTLVFRYQSPAPPEHEWCCVAFSRQDRLRFVDAPASLYAELEARLGGSGEEWVKGQGEYAEGIWEFKLVGHPWQATGTTTMRVRELLIVLVEMLEAEGWGVYASIDQKSGAAQGTSGTDTWHCCRVKGWEKGMPVYMR from the coding sequence ATGGAAGACCGCCTCCGCTTCCTCCGCTTCCCCGCCCCCATCCTAACAACCTGCACCGCCACAATCCTTGCCCACTGGCCTCCCGGTATCCAACAAGAGCGACCCTACGCCACCTCACACGAGATCAAACTAAACGGCTACCCCTGGCGCGGCTAcggccaagaagcagcaCAAGCCCGTCGTCTAATGAAAGCACTACTATCGACCCTACATTCCAACGGCTGGATCCTAACACTCAACACTGATATCACAAAGACAGCAACGGATAAAGATACACTCGTCTTCCGGTACCAGAGCCCCGCGCCGCCGGAGCACGAATGGTGCTGTGTGGCGTTTAGTCGACAGGATCGGTTGCGGTTTGTTGATGCGCCGGCGTCGTTGTATGCGGAGTTGGAGGCGAGGTTGGGCGGCAGCGGTGAGGAGTGGGTCAAGGGGCAAGGGGAGTATGCGGAGGGGATTTGGGAGTTTAAACTCGTGGGACATCCGTGGCAGGCGACTGGGACGACGACAATGCGTGTTAGGGAGCTGTTGATTGTGCTGGTGGAGATGCTGGAGGCGGAGGGGTGGGGGGTGTATGCGAGTATTGATCAGAAGAGTGGTGCGGCGCAGGGGACGAGTGGGACGGATACGTGGCATTGTTGTAGGGTGAAGGGGTGGGAGAAGGGGATGCCTGTGTACATGAGATGA
- a CDS encoding efhand-3 multi-domain protein, with protein sequence MADPSQSGELNQPILNLTPEEKRVFQYLFQQADTEKLGVITGEIAVKFFERTKLAPAVLGEIWQIADTENRGLLTMAGFCQVLRLIGHYQAGRDPAPELAFRPAPLPKFEGLSIPSAPPAAPSFSPQPTGSIQPQMSGNGPIRVPPLVPAKAAEYAGLFEKSGAVNGVLSGENAKEIFEKARLPNEVLGRIWNLSDTEQRGALNVTEFIIAMHMLASYRTGNMKALPTALPPGLYEAASRRGQLQPPPGGRPDQSMAIPRQFSGQQNVPRQSSPLGRQPFGVPPPPPQPAGSDWLISPQEKASYDNLFKGVDTMGRGFITGDQAVRFFSDSGLPEDVLAGIWDLADINSEGQLSKDEFAVAMYLIRQQRKGDQLPTTLPPSLIPPSLRTPANQAMPVTAPQPPPPVPRAPKSAADDLFGLDAFSAPVPAPQQPQSTGGSATFSKPFESDPFGSKPTSSTSPFQPQPRNPASTFKPFMPSSSFGQTLTAHSTGQSGTSGAHAISTPSAMDDLLGGETDAELNKKLTQDSTDLANMSNQMTTLRNQMQEVQNKKTATESDLNSVTTQKRDLELRLSQFKTQFDQEVKAVKALEDRLAASRTETRKLQVDLVNIEGMYQDLQNQHRQVGGQLEADQRENNNLKERIRQLNAEIGQLRPQLDKMRNDARQQKGMVAINKKQLATNEGERDKIKNEMNDLSKSHEEGVRSPQIQTPAVVSPAASTTSQSTNPFFRKTPQPATENTMSPSGFAREGPHKDFDSVFGSFGTPQSTAPSVSFRENQGPSFSVPSGQSVRSSEGPDVPTPSTSPPLSSYQESPRVAEPPAPPDSRQFGSAFLPLREGGQRSDSFSSSVRATAPASRYGGPGAPGNETPTISQASPVGTPVPEKSTVERQETGRTETDNFNPALFNRNFSASPVASVTSDTQRSTTKPEDRMDTFSNFGAPSASVDVPGAFPRDAITPLQQNQTGESGMSGPNRNNSRADPFGSTSGEQPRGGKDDFDAAFAGFGPSRQTTGPASNTTAPADNSNRFNKEFPPIEDLAHDDDSDSNDGRGFDDNFTSASPNQKRISAGQEQRSQQQQRPGTASSDELYRAPPPTTRLDSNMSGLPSPGAQKSPPTYESSVNQTRTGSNQFPPEFGGLLPARENPTSPGSPDTAQGPEKSFNPPGGHGAALFGGSSKSATTSPPPLDTPSSTVPSDQYHSALTYGSAETNKGPSPSSNVPQLGKSAFNDDFDAGFDDLADAKEDDRVDDDFMFSSQNREGLDEFNPVFDSPAASKSNTMASQQTPTGKPRGDDSFSDFEHLSQTFGSQPQQPQPAASSQDWDAIFSNLEASQTDKGSHSQQASTDFGKSVFDTLDNEDAAKSQTLSPQMPSLGRAISSGTEHDDPILKKLTGMGYGRNEALSALEKYDYDINKAADHLASGGQ encoded by the exons ATGGCGGACCCCTCGCAAAGCGGGGAATTGA ACCAGCCCATCCTCAACCTGACGCCAGAGGAGAAGCGTGTGTTCCAGTATCTGTTCCAGCAGGCCGACACAGAGAAGCTGGGCGTCATAACCGGCGAGATTGCCGTCAAGTTCTTTGAGCGCACCAAGCTCGCACCAGCCGTACTAGGTGAAATATGGCAGATTGCAGACACGGAGAACCGCGGTCTGTTGACCATGGCGGGCTTCTGCCAGGTCCTGCGCCTCATCGGACACTACCAGGCAGGCCGAGATCCTGCGCCCGAGCTGGCGTTTAGAC CCGCGCCGCTGCCTAAATTCGAGGGCTTGAGTATCCCGTCCGCCCCTCCCGCCGCCCCCAGCTTCTCCCCACAACCCACAGGTTCCATACAACCTCAAATGAGCGGAAACGGCCCAATCCGCGTGCCGCCATTAGTACCTGCCAAAGCTGCCGAGTATGCAGGCTTGTTCGAAAAGTCTGGCGCCGTCAATGGCGTGCTTTCTG GCGAGAACGCAAAAGAGATTTTCGAAAAGGCGCGGTTACCCAACGAAGTCCTCGGTCGCATATGGAACCTCTCCGACACCGAGCAGCGCGGGGCCCTCAACGTGACCGAGTTCATCATCGCCATGCACATGCTAGCCTCGTACCGAACAGGCAACATGAAGGCCCTCCCTACTGCCCTACCTCCAGGCCTGTACGAAGCCGCCTCTCGTCGAGGGCAACTCCAACCCCCACCAGGAGGACGTCCAGATCAATCCATGGCCATTCCACGTCAGTTCAGCGGCCAGCAGAATGTGCCACGACAATCGAGTCCGCTCGGACGCCAGCCATTTGGAGTGCCACCCCCACCTCCCCAACCCGCCGGTAGCGACTGGTTGATCAGCCCGCAAGAGAAGGCCTCGTACGACAATCTGTTCAAGGGAGTGGATACCATGGGCCGAGGTTTCATCACTGGAGACCAGGCAGTGCGCTTCTTCAGTGACTCTGGTCTACCAGAAGATGTACTTGCAGGAATATGGGACCTTGCAGACATCAACTCGGAGGGACAGTTGTCCAAGGACGAGTTCGCAGTCGCCATGTATCTCATTCGCCAGCAACGGAAAGGAGACCAACTTCCCACAACGCTACCGCCTAGTTTGATCCCTCCGAGCCTACGGACCCCCGCCAATCAGGCAATGCCAGTCACAGCCCCTCAACCTCCGCCCCCAGTGCCTCGTGCTCCCAAGTCTGCTGCCGATGATCTCTTTGGTTTAGATGCTTTCTCTGCGCCAGTACCAGCTCCCCAGCAGCCGCAATCGACAGGTGGTTCTGCCACTTTCAGCAAGCCCTTCGAGAGCGATCCTTTCGGGAGCAAGCCAACTTCGTCCACTTCTCCATTCCAGCCGCAACCGCGCAACCCCGCTTCCACCTTTAAGCCGTTTATGCCTAGCTCTTCTTTTGGTCAAACCCTTACGGCACACTCTACAGGCCAGTCCGGTACCTCTGGCGCACACGCAATTTCGACACCATCTGCAATGGACGACTTATTGGGCGGAGAGACTGATGCTGAGCTCAACAAGAAACTGACGCAAGATTCTACTGATCTAGCCAATATGTCCAACCAGATGACAACCCTACGGAATCAAATGCAGGAAGTCCAAAACAAGAAGACAGCCACTGAGAGTGATCTCAACAGCGTCACTACCCAGAAGCGCGACCTTGAGCTTCGTCTCTCGCAATTCAAAACTCAGTTCGACCAGGAGGTCAAGGCGGTTAAAGCTTTGGAGGATCGTCTCGCCGCCTCTCGCACGGAGACTCGAAAGCTGCAGGTGGACCTTGTGAATATCGAGGGCATGTACCAGGATCTCCAGAACCAGCACCGCCAGGTGGGAGGCCAACTTGAAGCGGACCAGCGCGAGAACAACAACTTGAAAGAACGCATTCGTCAACTAAACGCTGAAATTGGCCAGCTACGCCCGCAACTAGACAAGATGAGGAATGATGCCCGCCAGCAGAAGGGTATGGTTGCGATCAACAAGAAGCAGCTTGCTACTAACGAGGGCGAGCGCGATAAGATCAAGAATGAGATGAACGACTTGTCCAAGTCTCATGAGGAAGGCGTACGAAGCCCTCAAATCCAAACACCTGCTGTAGTCAGTCCCGCAGCTTCCACGACAAGCCAGAGCACCAACCCATTTTTCCGTAAGACGCCTCAACCTGCTACCGAGAACACCATGTCACCGTCTGGCTTTGCGCGCGAGGGACCTCACAAGGACTTTGATAGCGTCTTCGGCTCGTTTGGTACCCCTCAGAGCACTGCACCCTCTGTATCCTTCCGTGAGAACCAGGGCCCTAGCTTCTCGGTACCATCAGGCCAGTCGGTACGCTCGTCTGAAGGCCCTGATGTTCCCACGCCTTCCACTTCGCCTCCTCTATCATCTTACCAAGAGTCTCCCCGTGTTGCGGAGCCACCAGCTCCTCCAGACTCACGTCAATTCGGCTCTGCCTTTCTGCCCTTGAGAGAAGGTGGCCAGCGATCGGATTCATTCAGCTCCTCTGTACGAGCCACTGCCCCTGCTAGCAGATACGGTGGCCCCGGCGCTCCTGGCAATGAGACGCCTACCATTTCGCAGGCTTCGCCTGTGGGCACCCCCGTGCCTGAGAAGTCCACTGTCGAGCGACAAGAGACTGGCAGGACAGAGACTGATAACTTCAACCCTGCATTGTTTAACCGGAACTTCTCGGCGTCTCCTGTGGCCAGTGTGACTAGCGATACTCAGCGCTCAACTACCAAGCCTGAGGACCGTATGGATACATTCTCAAACTTTGGCGCACCGTCAGCTAGTGTGGACGTGCCTGGCGCTTTCCCGCGAGACGCCATCACGCCGCTACAACAGAACCAAACCGGTGAGAGCGGCATGAGTGGCCCCAACAGGAACAACAGCCGTGCAGACCCCTTCGGCAGCACTTCTGGTGAACAGCCACGTGGAGGAAAGGACGACTTTGACGCTGCTTTCGCTGGCTTCGGCCCTAGCCGCCAAACCACTGGTCCCGCATCTAACACAACCGCACCTGCCGACAACTCCAACAGATTCAACAAGGAGTTCCCCCCAATTGAAGACCTGGCTCATGATGATGACAGCGACAGCAACGATGGACGAGGATTTGACGACAACTTCACATCTGCATCACCTAATCAGAAGCGCATCAGCGCTGGGCAAGAGCAGCGCTCTCAGCAACAGCAGCGGCCAGGTACCGCCTCCAGCGACGAGCTTTACAGGGCTCCACCACCAACCACTCGCTTGGACTCCAACATGAGTGGCTTGCCTTCTCCCGGCGCGCAAAAGTCTCCGCCAACCTACGAGTCTAGTGTAAACCAGACAAGGACCGGGTCGAACCAATTCCCTCCAGAATTTGGTGGCCTTCTCCCCGCTCGCGAGAACCCAACCTCTCCAGGTTCCCCTGACACCGCGCAAGGTCCCGAGAAGTCTTTCAACCCCCCTGGTGGCCATGGAGCAGCTCTCTTTGGCGGTTCGTCCAAGTCTGCTACAACATCACCACCTCCGCTCGACACACCATCATCGACTGTCCCCTCCGACCAGTACCACTCTGCCTTGACATACGGTAGTGCCGAAACAAACAAGGGCCCATCCCCATCCTCCAATGTACCTCAGCTTGGCAAGTCTGCCTTTAATGACGACTTCGATGCTGGATTTGATGATTTGGCCGATGCCAAAGAAGATGACCGCGTTGATGATGACTTTATGTTCTCTTCCCAGAACCGGGAAGGTCTTGATGAGTTCAACCCTGTGTTTGACTCACCCGCAGCCTCCAAGTCGAACACCATGGCTTCGCAGCAGACCCCTACCGGTAAGCCTCGCGGTGATGACAGCTTCAGCGACTTTGAACATCTCTCGCAAACCTTTGGAAGCCAGCCCCAGCAGCCACAACCAGCTGCCTCATCTCAAGACTGGGACGCCATCTTCTCCAACCTAGAAGCGTCGCAGACGGACAAGGGTTCGCACTcgcaacaagcgtcaacagACTTTGGAAAGTCCGTCTTTGACACCCTTGATAACGAAGATGCTGCCAAATCTCAAACCTTATCGCCTCAGATGCCTTCGCTTGGTCGTGCCATCAGCTCTGGAACCGAACATGACGACCCCATCCTCAAGAAGTTGACTGGTATGGGCTATGGACGTAACGAGGCTCTCTCTGCGCTCGAGAAGTACGACTATGATATCAACAAG GCTGCCGACCACTTGGCCTCTGGTGGACAGTAA
- a CDS encoding Trichoplein domain containing protein, with product MEDGTDYGSESEREHQICMLVREMEEQAQKERERKEQERLAKLDPVVELEKKIREKLRSR from the coding sequence ATGGAAGATGGAACGGACTATGGCTCTGAGTCGGAACGCGAGCACCAAATATGCATGCTAGTCCGGGAAATGGAAGAGCAGGCGCAGAAGGAACGCGAAAGGAAAGAACAAGAGAGATTAGCAAAGCTGGACCccgttgttgagcttgagAAGAAGATTCGTGAGAAGCTCCGAAGCCGTTAG
- a CDS encoding FucP, Fucose permease: MAEEKDIQPSGAPPVDHDADHEFEHKRAADRIVNDARLASDKERKMTLMQGIKLYPKAIGWSVLISTCIVMEGYDVCLLNNFFGFPQFKRKYGEQLPDGSWEIPAPWQAGLSNGVIVGEIIGLFLNGWISESIGYRYTVMGCLTLIIGFTTIFFTAQTVVHLLVAEILCGIPWGVFQTLTITYACEVCPVALRGYLTTYVNFCWGLGQVIGIGVIRSMVNRDDEWSYRIPYALQWMWPVPLIIGVALAPESPWWLVRKGRLEEAKKSLLRLTSLDRETDFDADETIAMMVHTTALEEQITQGASYWDCFKGTDLRRTEIVCMAWAMQNLSGNAFSGYSSYFLQQAGLPASTSYDFAMGQYGINMAGVFGAWYLMKLGIGRRTLYLAGLCGLCAMLFVMGFLGLVPDSQREKGAMATGSMMIVWAMFYQLTVGTVCYSLVAELSTRRLAIKTVVLGRNLYNVIGIITGVLTPYMLNPGAWNWGNYAGFFWGGSCFLSIVYTYFRLPEPRGRSFAELDLLFEKNISARKFASTHVDVFADTHVEGTAVFDRYEEKVDAAVRTESIAAA, encoded by the exons ATGGCTGAAGAAAAGGACATACAGCCCTCCGGTGCTCCTCCAGTGGACCATGATGCCGACCATGAGTTTGAACACAAACGCGCTGCCGACAGGATTGTCAACGATGCGCGACTTGCATCCGACAAGGAACGGAAGATGACCCTGATGCAGGGTATCAAACTCTATCCAAAGGCGATTGGGTGGTCTGTCTTGATTAGCACATGTATCGTCATGGAAGGCTACGATGTCTGTCTGCTCAACAACTTCTTCGGCTTTCCTCAATTCAAGCGGAAATACGGCGAACAGCTTCCGGACGGATCGTGGGAAATTCCGGCACCATGGCAGGCAGGACTATCAAACGGAGTCATTGTGGGCGAAATCATCGGTTTGTTCTTGAACGGTTGGATTAGCGAGTCTATTGGGTATAGATACACTGTGATGGGGTGTCTAACCTTGATCATTGGATTTACGACAATCTTCTTCACGGCGCAGACGGTTGTACACTTGCTGGTAGCAGAGATTCTGTGTGGTATTCCATGGGGTGTCTTTCAGACGCTTACCATCACATACGCTTGCGAGGTTTGCCCTGTTGCTCTACGTGGATACT TGACGACGTACGTCAACTTTTGCTGGGGTCTTGGTCAGGTCATCGGAATCGGTGTCATCCGATCCATGGTCAACCGAGATGACGAATGGTCCTACCGTATCCCTTATGCTCTCCAATGGATGTGGCCCGTACCTCTCATCATTGGTGTCGCTCTAGCCCCCGAATCGCCATGGTGGCTTGTCCGCAAAGGCCGACTGGAAGAGGCGAAGAAATCGCTTCTCCGGCTCACTAGTCTGGACCGCGAGACTGATTTCGATGCTGATGAGACGATTGCGATGATGGTGCACACGACTGCGCTTGAAGAGCAGATCACCCAAGGAGCAAGCTACTGGGATTGTTTCAAGGGTACCGATCTACGTCGAACAGAGATTGTTTGCATGGCATGGGCGATGCAGAACTTGAGTGGCAACGCTTTCTCTGGATACTCATCCTACTTCCTTCAACAGGCCGGTCTACCAGCATCAACATCCTACGATTTCGCCATGGGACAGTACGGCATCAACATGGCCGGCGTATTCGGCGCATGGTATCTGATGAAGCTTGGAATTGGACGACGAACACTATACCTTGCCGGTCTCTGCGGTCTCTGCGCCATGCTATTCGTCATGGGCTTCCTCGGCCTGGTACCAGATTCTCAACGCGAGAAGGGCGCCATGGCAACGGGATCTATGATGATTGTCTGGGCCATGTTTTACCAGCTCACAGTCGGTACCGTATGCTACTCGCTCGTCGCTGAACTCTCAACCCGTCGTCTCGCTATCAAGACCGTGGTTCTCGGTCGCAACCTCTACAACGTAATCGGTATCATCACCGGCGTCCTAACGCCCTACATGCTCAACCCTGGAGCCTGGAACTG GGGTAACTACGCCGGTTTCTTCTGGGGTGGTTCCTGCTTCCTTAGTATCGTATACACATACTTCCGATTGCCTGAACCGCGTGGCCGCAGCTTCGCCGAGCTGGACCTGCTGTTTGAGAAGAATATTAGCGCACGCAAGTTTGCAAGCACGCACGTGGATGTGTTTGCGGATACGCATGTTGAGGGCACCGCTGTGTTTGACAGGTATGAAGAGAAGGTTGATGCTGCTGTGAGAACTGAGTCTATTGCTGCCGCATAA